In Synechococcus sp. HK05, one DNA window encodes the following:
- a CDS encoding sulfotransferase domain-containing protein, whose amino-acid sequence MPARSGEPRVGFLIAGVQKGGTTALADYLRQHPGLFIPAAKELHFFDNETLNWQQPQQLLPLYHAHFREAPAGSLCGEATPIYSYWWPAMARIWTYNPAMRLILCLRNPVERAYSHWAMETARHWDSLSFAEALASEPERCRAALPEQHRVFSYASRGFYSEQLRRLWSFFPKQQTLIVCQEQLLADPATILGAVHRFLGVEPLPPAQPLRANSGRYGKAMEARLRDQLQQLFHAEITQLEQMLGWDLSHWRSPSAPVETMTPQT is encoded by the coding sequence ATGCCTGCACGATCTGGAGAACCTCGCGTTGGGTTCCTGATTGCCGGAGTTCAGAAGGGTGGCACCACAGCCCTGGCGGATTATCTGCGCCAGCATCCCGGCTTGTTCATCCCAGCGGCCAAGGAGCTCCACTTCTTCGATAACGAAACGCTTAATTGGCAGCAGCCTCAGCAGCTCCTGCCCCTCTATCACGCGCATTTCCGTGAGGCACCAGCCGGCAGCCTCTGCGGAGAGGCCACGCCGATTTATAGCTATTGGTGGCCGGCGATGGCGCGCATCTGGACCTACAACCCTGCGATGCGGTTGATCCTTTGCCTGCGCAACCCCGTGGAGCGGGCCTATTCCCACTGGGCGATGGAAACAGCCCGGCATTGGGACAGCTTGTCGTTTGCCGAGGCCTTGGCATCTGAGCCCGAGCGTTGCCGCGCTGCCCTGCCCGAGCAGCACCGGGTGTTCTCCTACGCCAGCCGTGGTTTTTACAGCGAACAGCTGCGGCGGCTCTGGAGCTTTTTTCCCAAGCAGCAAACCCTGATCGTCTGCCAGGAGCAGCTTTTGGCCGATCCGGCCACCATCCTCGGCGCGGTGCATCGCTTTTTAGGCGTTGAGCCTCTTCCCCCGGCCCAGCCCCTACGCGCCAACAGCGGCCGCTACGGCAAGGCTATGGAGGCGCGGCTACGCGATCAGCTTCAGCAGCTGTTCCATGCCGAGATCACCCAGCTGGAGCAGATGTTGGGGTGGGATCTGAGCCATTGGCGATCTCCGTCTGCACCGGTTGAGACAATGACCCCTCAAACGTGA